The nucleotide sequence tcagcctcctccCAGCGATTCAAACTCTTGCTATTGCGCTTCTCAACAATGGCTGCCTCTCGTAACCGCTCCTCCTGAGTCATGGGTGGTttcttcatcgcctccaGCTTAGCAGCTTTCTTCTGCATTTGAGCCAGCTGTTTTATCCGGCGCGCCTCTCGCTCCACCATCTGTTGATGTAGCTGCTCCTTGGAGAGTCGAGTCGTTTGGCGGGAAGAGGCTCGTGTCGGTAGGTCCGCGGCAGACGGCAGCCATGAAGTGCGCTCAGATTTCTTCTTAGGTCGTGGCGCGGGCCTCGCAGGTGCAGGCGTTCTCGTCGTAGGGTCGATGCGGACTTTCTTGCGGAATTTGGCAGGGATAGCTTCTTGCGCCTTTCGCTTGCGCTGAGCAGCGCGACGTTCCTTGGCCTGCTTTTCCAATTCCTTCTCGCCCTCGAGGTCATCCTCATTATTGTCGttttcgtcttcgtcgtctgaaGAGTCCATCTGGACATCCGAACCGTTCTCTTCAGCATCGGAGAAGCCCTGGTCGTTCTCATCTTCGGCGAAAAGTAGTTCGAGATCTGAATCGGGTTCCTCATTGGCGAGCATCGACTTCATTCGATTGCCGGCGGTCGAACGACGCTTTCGAGTTGTAGCAAGCCATTCTACCGTGTCTTCATTGTTTTTCTGGCTATCGGTGTCGTTGTTGGGGCCACTAGTCTTCGGAACTTCAGCGTcactgtcgctgtcgctgaggCTAGATAATATGGAAGACAAGGGAGTCCCCATATCGGACGGTTTAGATTCCGTTTCCATCGTGAGTTATCGATTGTCGGAACGAAGTAAGCGTAAAGATATCACATTGCGTATATCAGAGAATATCCAAGTTGAAATAATGAAGTAATGTTGTGTCGTGGCTCTTCGCCTTGTGGGATTGAAGCTAAAGATAGAAGATGCAAGGTTGACGAAACGCGTTTTTTTGGCGGGGAGAAGCCTAGAGTTGGAGATGTTTTTTTTTAGGCTGCTGACATCACGACCGACGGTGTAATACGATAGGTGCATTCCAGCGACACAACGCTCTTGAGATATTGTACAACAAGCAAATGtgaataatttaataatgcAATTTATTCtgatatttaatatatttcatTCGTCTAAATGTGCGAGCCTCTTGTTTAGATCGCATGTGTTCAAAATTGCAGCCTGATCATTCGTACCTAATTAAACGCCGTGTCTCCAGTATACAAAACAAAAACTCCGTCCTCATGATTTGCATGAGTGTATCTAAAACGCTAAACTTATCATGACTAACCGCTGCGCGGGTCCCTCTATGTCGCAGCTAAGCGCccggagaagagagagaaaaatgGAAACCAAGCCGTTATAACAGGCAGAGGTGCGTGTTGCTTCGGCCAGTGATCGATGTATGAGATACGAGAGATGGTCTGGATGTTGCTGCTAGAATTGGACATCTCAGTGCCGATTCCTACATCTCATCGGGGGCAAATTCCACGTCTTCAACAGCCCACTCCTTGCATAACCCAAACCAGTTACGAGTGAGACATCTCTGACTTTCTGGCACGCTCGTGCTTGGAACGTCGTCCGTTGTACCTGCGGGCGCAGCCGTAACAGGCACGCTCGTAATCTGGCCAGGTTCAGCTGTTGTTGTGGCCTCAACTTCATCGCGGCAACCCCAGAACCTTCCAGGAGTATGGCAAGTCGTCGTAGGAGTAGCATCTACGGTCGATGTAGTGCTGCTCTCGGTAGTCGTCTTATCCTTACACCCAAACCAGCCAGGAGTCTTGCAAGTAGACGTGGAAGTCGACGTGGTCGAGGTTGTGGTCGAGGCGGGTGTAGTCTTGTCAAGACAACCCCACCAGCCAGGCGTCTCACAAGTCGATGTGCGGGTCCGAGTACGGGTAGTCATGGAGGTCGAGGGTGGTGAGGATgatgtggtggtggtttcgGTGCCATTGCTTTCGTACATCTTCCACTGAGCACAGTCCCTACATTCAGGAGTTCGTCTGCACTCGGGAACATCATCGTACTTCTTGATGACATCGTCAATGACAGAACGGATCCGATGTGTACCGATTCCAACCCTCCATCCCTTATCGGCGACAACGTCGTACACACATTCATAACCAGCATGGCATGCGCTTTCCATAGCATAGCCACCATAGGTGCAAGAAGCTGTTGCGCCGTTGCATGTTCCGATATACACAGGGTCTGCGGTGTGACCAAAATGGAACGTGCCTGTGTTCTCGCGCAGTTGGGGATAGTCGGCACTAGCACCAGGGGGGACAGGCAGACCTAGTCTGGAAGCTGGAAGCGCCTCTGGGACGGCTTCAAATGTGACGACGGGAAGACCATATGTCATACCCAGCATCGAGGTGACGGCGCCACCAAGCGAGTGCCCTGTCAGCCAGACCTGGGCATCAGGATAGAGCTCTGTGACATTCGAGTACAGTTCGCGGGCAGCGCCGTAGTAGCGGTTCTCTTCCCTTAGAGCCTGGACAACACAAGTGTTGTTGCATGAATACGTGCCTGTGGCACAATCACAGACTTGATGCCAGGTCCACTGACCTTGTTGGGCACagcagcagctgaagaagaggttgtCGTTGAC is from Fusarium musae strain F31 chromosome 4, whole genome shotgun sequence and encodes:
- the ATG15 gene encoding putative lipase atg15 (EggNog:ENOG41) translates to MTTNRRSRLSGFRCASTGRVTAALLLSFLAFSPSSAHNNIGVRFHDDVLLPPGPALPVSPEVPAPAEHTFSLRHIYHHGTHLHPSLHRKRDVVHDQSRVYLAAEDEYGEYDISRLKAKSHPQTIQRLVDRRPSVVDPMVAESRQRGYAAVLDASAWTMDQVSSPDIKDKDTVLNLAIMTANAYVKDETETDWEDVGERWNRSADFGWESDGLRGHIFVDDTNSTIVIGLKGTSMAVFDGEGTTTNDKVNDNLFFSCCCAQQGQWTWHQVCDCATGTYSCNNTCVVQALREENRYYGAARELYSNVTELYPDAQVWLTGHSLGGAVTSMLGMTYGLPVVTFEAVPEALPASRLGLPVPPGASADYPQLRENTGTFHFGHTADPVYIGTCNGATASCTYGGYAMESACHAGYECVYDVVADKGWRVGIGTHRIRSVIDDVIKKYDDVPECRRTPECRDCAQWKMYESNGTETTTTSSSPPSTSMTTRTRTRTSTCETPGWWGCLDKTTPASTTTSTTSTSTSTCKTPGWFGCKDKTTTESSTTSTVDATPTTTCHTPGRFWGCRDEVEATTTAEPGQITSVPVTAAPAGTTDDVPSTSVPESQRCLTRNWFGLCKEWAVEDVEFAPDEM